The following are encoded in a window of Chaetodon auriga isolate fChaAug3 chromosome 24, fChaAug3.hap1, whole genome shotgun sequence genomic DNA:
- the shroom4 gene encoding uncharacterized protein shroom4 isoform X2: MQLHPGPYTLPWHTTDNSDLSLQWGQLSRPYASTDRSSSLGSMESLDTPTPTTQPYSDSHNSPVDPTLFNNKRDSAYSSFSASSNTSDYATVPLRPGEACSMDNLFQSLGPACRGYPGADTSTLGSSSCVAPDEAQLIVHKSRSLTRPRPRPVEVKERPSSCCYEEERRGDFEIIRNGERGAERKTNPPQPPTRKDSFRATRSRPNTANKRCVSAPIEISNVPCYYEKDKSPLNLESGIHNGFPAPEEGDKTGTFKEDTLDSHYLQRQTKDIRHIRCDTSASKDCNSETTSDHLSDPVTASLVPITSSCPGSLPAESSLEVQGQCHTMHSQTKHSTALHRHSAPEKLLATQLQLLQFNSDSSSLELYNPSNPSDRSLSPCSSQWSHSSLQPTREDQEASHNHLHAPSNKWGGSRCSTPGSVFLEGDDDDGSSSDRLEGMGVNGGCLPPVEHHHPWGRSVSVPGDPTGSSAQGRLSSDQILERDFEPLSAAASVDTLLEEHRAVDRERSGGKKEDVEVETDKKKPNSSRNHRRNRRRSERFATNLRNEIQRKKAQLQRSRGPGGLLCSGETVQEEEGPDLNEEGTEPDLSVQERSTKVAFASPVTPQDASNTAPVEKSNTSSESNHDVSQPQPQSTAYTENNSLSRSVQILDPGVPSFGVGIRVVEEPAPAGKARRWRWTPEHKLQPEPEPDRRCGVKGERVLGVTGSRHGVCAFTSSSTSSYIRSSSCSRMEESDILPFADRMKFFEETSKGMSGLSVSSLSSRRQKKPPHYPDLHRGELAQQPTQRRYSYQGGLQQEGALLPNTAEARRLSVSTGRERQKEKEREQAREREEREREREERLRERERQQERERQERELEMERARLREIQREREHEERMRQWEREREREVELEREKEMERAREKERLKKEREKELERERQKEREEDAQLTSHQDLHGISGIKEKNQDLQPKDHCHSFQPKPQKFSHSQTQNQVTRSAFYPVSTSSQPQENRQPLHQGYTARSYTPTETYPARQQETTKLNRNYSLTERDYPSWRRESRRPESINQYHQPPHQGRWGPRQVDSSSDDHNGYAFAPPPAPLSLRGRAMSENDLRFDGSHRWSPSISVATSQTLSEVEEGAGGVRGGEAANAALPNRKKTPPPPRPPPPKWEQFHRRRASHHTLFSSSSPAPHSIPPSFDTAHSSSYAPPLETSRQRSYSLPPERQEVSEGCPRCSCSQPQTQEHAFSHASSNQSPPQRQERPFSHSLSNQNQELPFTVAPPSPMFSRRAFRPVAPPQRERDPRSSYDGQQERVEVLSSLPPPAPTESSVSSRSPDQVRVTAKPHKQQTNMRPGAEWERAPSPRVHSDSALPPVVENGGGVLPPESYFPVNYEQQQQQQLRMSRGFQSIDPQKIPEPATESEATLSPSPAHSLDADLDVPMETDIDDFQEDEGLPAEDEPITSELPCFALPVTVLETDIDTLPDSETSPPGRTRAESGSLEEELEAGESGRERLSLEELFPQSSEGESGTESWRGAYQTTEPNTDSLDRRSGASSSCSSYYSTSAAKAQLLSQMKDFADNRERDDDDQLTYKKQLMESLRKKLGVLREAQRGLQEDIRANAQLGEEVESMVVAVCKPNEVDKFRMFIGDLDKVVSLLLSLSGRLLRVETTLDTLDPETEHHERLPLLEKKRQLMRQLSEAQDLKDHVDRREQAVSRVLARCLSPEQHRDYSHFVKMKAALLVEQRQLEDKIRLGEEQLRGLRESLGLGLGIGMGMSMGYGHY, from the exons tgacttGTCCTTGCAGTGGGGTCAGCTGTCCAGACCTTACGCCTCGACTGACCGAAGCAGTTCCCTGGGCTCCATGGAGAGTTTAGACACACCAACACCCACCACACAGCCATACTCCGACTCCCATAATTCACCTGTGGACCCCACCCTCTTCAACAACAAGAGAGACTCTGCTTACAGCTCGTTCTCCGCCAGCTCAAACACATCCGACTACGCAACGGTGCCACTAAGGCCTGGTGAAGCCTGCTCCATGGATAACCTCTTCCAGAGCCTGGGGCCGGCTTGTCGAGGATACCCTGGTGCTGATACCTCAACCCTTGGGAGCTCATCTTGCGTGGCCCCGGATGAGGCACAACTTATTGTGCACAAGTCCAGGTCGCTGACCAGACCGAGGCCAAGGCCTGTTGAGGTAAAAGAAAGGCCTTCCTCCTGCTGTTATGAGGAGGAGCGGAGGGGAGACTTTGAGATAATAAgaaatggagaaagaggagctgagagaaagacaaaccctcctcagcctccaacCAGGAAGGACAGCTTTAGGGCAACCAGGAGTCGCCCTAATACCGCCAACAAACGTTGTGTTTCAGCTCCTATTGAAATTTCCAATGTGCCTTGTTACTATGAAAAAGACAAGTCCCCTCTGAATCTTGAATCAGGAATCCATAATGGCTTCCCTGCACCGGAAGAAGGTGACAAAACTGGGACTTTCAAAGAGGACACCCTAGACTCGCACTATCTCCAACGACAGACTAAAGACATTAGACACATCAGATGTGATACTAGTGCTAGTAAAGACTGTAATTCAGAAACCACCTCAGATCACCTCTCTGACCCAGTGACTGCCTCCCTAGTCCCTATCACCTCCTCTTGTCCTGGCTCCTTACCTGCAGAATCCTCCCTAGAGGTTCAAGGGCAGTGTCATACCATGCACTCTCAGACCAAGCACTCTACAGCGCTGCATCGGCACAGTGCCCCCGAGAAGCTCCTTGCAACGCAACTTCAGTTATTGCAGTTTAACAGCGACAGCTCGTCATTGGAGCTTTACAATCCGTCAAACCCTTCTGATCGCTCCCTGTCCCCTTGTAGCAGCCAGTGGTCCCATTCATCACTGCAGCCCACTAGGGAAGACCAAGAAGCTTCTCACAACCACCTCCACGCCCCATCAAACAAATGGGGAGGCAGCCGTTGCTCAACCCCAGGATCTGTGTTCTTGGAaggggatgatgatgatggtagcTCAAGTGATAGGCTGGAAGGTATGGGTGTAAATGGCGGGTGCCTCCCACCAGTTGAGCATCACCACCCTTGGGGCCGCTCTGTGAGTGTACCAGGGGACCCCACTGGATCGTCAGCACAGGGAAGGTTGAGCTCTGACCAGATACTGGAGAGAGATTTTGAGCCTCTTAGTGCTGCTGCCAGTGTGGACACCTTACTGGAGGAACATAGAGCAGTGGACAGAGAAAGAAGTGGAGGCAAAAAAGAGGATGTAGAAGtagagacagacaagaagaaGCCAAACTCGTCCAGGAATCATCGTCGGAACCGTCGTCGTAGCGAGCGATTTGCTACCAACCTCCGCAATGAGATCCAGAGGAAGAAGGCCCAGCTTCAGAGGAGCCGTGGCCCAGGAGGCCTGCTCTGTAGTGGGGAAACTGTCCAGGAAGAAGAGGGTCCAGATCTCAATGAGGAGGGAACAGAACCAGATTTGTCTGTTCAGGAAAGAAGTACCAAAGTTGCATTTGCCTCACCTGTTACTCCCCAAGATGCCAGCAACACAGCACCAGTTGAGAAATCAAACACCTCAAGTGAATCAAACCATGATGTGTcgcagcctcagcctcagtcaACAGCCtacactgaaaacaacagcCTGTCCAGGTCTGTCCAGATTCTGGACCCAGGAGTACCCAGTTTTGGGGTCGGCATCCGAGTCGTGGAGGAACCAGCTCCTGCTGGCAAAGCCCGACGCTGGCGTTGGACCCCAGAACATAAGCTACAACCAGAACCTGAACCAGACCGACGGTGTGGTGTCAAGGGCGAGAGGGTGTTGGGAGTCACAGGGTCACGGCATGGGGTCTGTGCTTTCACCTCCTCATCCACTTCCTCATACATTCgctcctcttcctgttctcGGATGGAGGAGTCAGATATTCTTCCATTTGCAGATAGAATGAAGTTTTTTGAGGAGACAAGCAAGGGTATGTCTGGGTTAAGTGTCTCAAGTCTGTCAAGTCGTAGGCAGAAGAAACCCCCCCACTATCCGGACCTCCATAGAGGAGAGCTCGCACAGCAACCAACCCAAAGGAGATACTCCTACCAGGGGGGACTTCAGCAGGAAGGTGCCCTCCTTCCAAACACTGCGGAAGCCAGGAGGCTGTCTGTTAGTACCGGCagggagagacaaaaagagaaagagagggaacaagcgagagaaagggaggaaagggaaagggagagggaggagaggctgagggagagagagaggcagcaagagagggaaagacaggaGAGGGAATTAGAAATGGAGAGGGCAAGGCTGAGGGAGATTCAGCGGGAGAGGGAACACgaggagaggatgagacagtgggagagggaaagagagagggaggttgagctggagagagaaaaagagatggagagggcCCGAGAGAAGGAACGActcaaaaaagaaagagaaaaagagcttgagagagaaagacagaaggaaagagaagaagatgcTCAGCTCACATCGCATCAGGACCTTCATGGCATTTCCGgcatcaaagaaaaaaatcaagacttgcAACCGAAGGACCACTGCCACAGCTTCCAGCCTAAGCCTCAGAAGTTCTCCCATAGCCAAACCCAGAATCAAGTCACGCGGTCAGCTTTTTATCCAgtcagcacctcctcccagcCCCAGGAGAACCGACAACCTCTTCACCAGGGATACACAGCGAGGAGCTACACACCTACAGAG ACGTATCCCGCCCGGCAACAGGAAACGACCAAGCTGAACAGGAACTACAGCCTGACGGAGAG GGACTACCCGAGCTGGAGACGGGAGTCCAGACGTCCAGAGAGCATCAATCAGTATCATCAGCCCCCCCACCAGGGTCGATGGGGTCCCAGACAGGTTGACAGCAGCAGCGATGACCACAACGGATACGCCTTCGCTCCCCCGCCGGCTCCTCTCTCGCTCCGAGGTCGCGCCATGTCCGAAAACGACCTCCGCTTCGACGGCAGCCACCGCTGGTCGCCGTCGATTTCTGTGGCGACCAGCCAGACCCTGAGCGAGGTGGAGGAAGGAGCCGGCGGCGTCAGGGGAGGAGAAGCTGCCAACGCTGCCCTgccaaacaggaagaagacgCCGCCTCCCCCGAGACCTCCGCCCCCAAAGTGGGAGCAGTTCCACCGCAGGCGAGCTTCTCACCACACCCTgttctcctcctcgtctcctgctcctcactccatccctccctccttcgACACCGCTCACTCCTCCTCGTACGCCCCTCCTCTTGAAACGTCCAGGCAGAGGTCCTACAGCCTTCCCCCGGAGAGGCAGGAAGTGTCGGAGGGCTGCCcgcgctgcagctgcagccagcctcaaaCCCAGGAACACGCGTTCTCCCACGCCTCGTCCAATCAGAGTCCACCACAAAGGCAGGAACGCCCTTTCTCCCACTCTCTGTCCAATCAGAATCAGGAACTGCCCTTCACTGTTGCTCCGCCCAGTCCCATGTTCTCCAGGAGGGCCTTCAGACCGGTGGCTCCGccccagagagagagggacccGAGGAGCTCCTATGATGGACAGCAGGAGAGGGTGGAGGTTTTATCgtctctgcctccaccagcACCAACTGAGAGCAgtgtgagcag TCGCAGCCCCGACCAGGTCAGAGTAACAGCGAAACctcacaagcagcagaccaacATGAGACCAGGAGCCGAGTGGGAGAGAGCCCCATCTCCCAGAGTTCATAGCGACTCAGCACTTCCACCTGTCGTAGAAAATGGCGGCGGCGTTTTACCTCCTGAATCCTACTTCCCTGTCAActatgagcagcagcagcagcagcagctccgtATGAGCAGAGGCTTTCAGAGCATCGACCCGCAGAAGATCCCCGAACCAGCAACGGAATCCGAGGCCACCCTGAGCCCGAGTCCTGCTCACAGCCTGGACGCAGACCTGGACGTGCCCATGGAAACGGACATCGACGACTTCCAGGAGGACGAGGGGCTCCCAGCAGAGGATGAGCCGATCACCAGCGAGCTCCCATGTTTCGCCCTGCCGGTTACGGTCCTGGAGACTGACATCGACACCTTACCGGACTCGGAGACCTCGCCGCCGGGCAGGACGAGGGCGGAGAGCGGctctctggaggaggagctggaggccgGGGAGAGCGGCCGAGAGAGGCTGAGCCTGGAGGAGCTCTTCCCCCAGAGCAGCGAGGGAGAGTCGGGCACGGAGAGCTGGAGAGGCGCCTACCAAACCACGGAGCCCAACACAGACAGCTTGGACAG GCGCTCCGGTGCGAGCTCCAGCTGTTCGTCCTATTACAGCACGTCGGCGGCCAAAGCTCAGCTCCTGTCGCAGATGAAGGACTTCGCTGATAACAGAGAGCGGGACGACGACGACCAGCTGACCTACAAG aagcagctgatggagaGCCTCCGCAAGAAGCTGGGAGTGCTGAGAGAGGCTCAGAGGGGACTGCAGGAGGACATCAGAGCCAACGCACAGctgggagaggag GTGGAGAGCATGGTGGTGGCGGTCTGTAAACCCAACGAGGTCGACAAGTTCCGCATGTTCATCGGCGACCTGGACAAAGTGgtcagcctgctgctgtctctgtccgGGAGGCTGCTGAGGGTGGAGACCACGCTGGACACGCTGGACCCCGAGACGGAGCACCAtgagagg CTCCCCCTGCTGGAGAAGAAGCGTCAGCTCATGAGGCAGCTGTCGGAGGCTCAGGACCTGAAGGACCACGTTGACCGCAGAGAGCAGGCCGTGAGCCGGGTGCTGGCCCGCTGTCTGTCCCCCGAGCAGCACAGAGACTACAG CCACTTTGTGAAGATGAAGGCCGCCCTGCTGGTGgagcagaggcagctggaggaCAAGATCCGGCtgggagaggagcagctgagggGGCTGAGGGAGAGCCTGGGGCTGGGGCTGGGAATCGGGATGGGAATGTCGATGGGATACGGACATTACTGA
- the shroom4 gene encoding protein Shroom4 isoform X1 — translation METVEQLVSFHHIQVQLSGGAPWGFTLKGGLEHGEPLIITKIEDGGKAALCEKLKVGDELININGSALYGSRQEALILIKGSYRILKLTVRRRSVPLIRPHSWHLAKLSEPPLPPPPPPPSPPPPACLPPADSPPLPPPPPLSAMQLHPGPYTLPWHTTDNSDLSLQWGQLSRPYASTDRSSSLGSMESLDTPTPTTQPYSDSHNSPVDPTLFNNKRDSAYSSFSASSNTSDYATVPLRPGEACSMDNLFQSLGPACRGYPGADTSTLGSSSCVAPDEAQLIVHKSRSLTRPRPRPVEVKERPSSCCYEEERRGDFEIIRNGERGAERKTNPPQPPTRKDSFRATRSRPNTANKRCVSAPIEISNVPCYYEKDKSPLNLESGIHNGFPAPEEGDKTGTFKEDTLDSHYLQRQTKDIRHIRCDTSASKDCNSETTSDHLSDPVTASLVPITSSCPGSLPAESSLEVQGQCHTMHSQTKHSTALHRHSAPEKLLATQLQLLQFNSDSSSLELYNPSNPSDRSLSPCSSQWSHSSLQPTREDQEASHNHLHAPSNKWGGSRCSTPGSVFLEGDDDDGSSSDRLEGMGVNGGCLPPVEHHHPWGRSVSVPGDPTGSSAQGRLSSDQILERDFEPLSAAASVDTLLEEHRAVDRERSGGKKEDVEVETDKKKPNSSRNHRRNRRRSERFATNLRNEIQRKKAQLQRSRGPGGLLCSGETVQEEEGPDLNEEGTEPDLSVQERSTKVAFASPVTPQDASNTAPVEKSNTSSESNHDVSQPQPQSTAYTENNSLSRSVQILDPGVPSFGVGIRVVEEPAPAGKARRWRWTPEHKLQPEPEPDRRCGVKGERVLGVTGSRHGVCAFTSSSTSSYIRSSSCSRMEESDILPFADRMKFFEETSKGMSGLSVSSLSSRRQKKPPHYPDLHRGELAQQPTQRRYSYQGGLQQEGALLPNTAEARRLSVSTGRERQKEKEREQAREREEREREREERLRERERQQERERQERELEMERARLREIQREREHEERMRQWEREREREVELEREKEMERAREKERLKKEREKELERERQKEREEDAQLTSHQDLHGISGIKEKNQDLQPKDHCHSFQPKPQKFSHSQTQNQVTRSAFYPVSTSSQPQENRQPLHQGYTARSYTPTETYPARQQETTKLNRNYSLTERDYPSWRRESRRPESINQYHQPPHQGRWGPRQVDSSSDDHNGYAFAPPPAPLSLRGRAMSENDLRFDGSHRWSPSISVATSQTLSEVEEGAGGVRGGEAANAALPNRKKTPPPPRPPPPKWEQFHRRRASHHTLFSSSSPAPHSIPPSFDTAHSSSYAPPLETSRQRSYSLPPERQEVSEGCPRCSCSQPQTQEHAFSHASSNQSPPQRQERPFSHSLSNQNQELPFTVAPPSPMFSRRAFRPVAPPQRERDPRSSYDGQQERVEVLSSLPPPAPTESSVSSRSPDQVRVTAKPHKQQTNMRPGAEWERAPSPRVHSDSALPPVVENGGGVLPPESYFPVNYEQQQQQQLRMSRGFQSIDPQKIPEPATESEATLSPSPAHSLDADLDVPMETDIDDFQEDEGLPAEDEPITSELPCFALPVTVLETDIDTLPDSETSPPGRTRAESGSLEEELEAGESGRERLSLEELFPQSSEGESGTESWRGAYQTTEPNTDSLDRRSGASSSCSSYYSTSAAKAQLLSQMKDFADNRERDDDDQLTYKKQLMESLRKKLGVLREAQRGLQEDIRANAQLGEEVESMVVAVCKPNEVDKFRMFIGDLDKVVSLLLSLSGRLLRVETTLDTLDPETEHHERLPLLEKKRQLMRQLSEAQDLKDHVDRREQAVSRVLARCLSPEQHRDYSHFVKMKAALLVEQRQLEDKIRLGEEQLRGLRESLGLGLGIGMGMSMGYGHY, via the exons tgacttGTCCTTGCAGTGGGGTCAGCTGTCCAGACCTTACGCCTCGACTGACCGAAGCAGTTCCCTGGGCTCCATGGAGAGTTTAGACACACCAACACCCACCACACAGCCATACTCCGACTCCCATAATTCACCTGTGGACCCCACCCTCTTCAACAACAAGAGAGACTCTGCTTACAGCTCGTTCTCCGCCAGCTCAAACACATCCGACTACGCAACGGTGCCACTAAGGCCTGGTGAAGCCTGCTCCATGGATAACCTCTTCCAGAGCCTGGGGCCGGCTTGTCGAGGATACCCTGGTGCTGATACCTCAACCCTTGGGAGCTCATCTTGCGTGGCCCCGGATGAGGCACAACTTATTGTGCACAAGTCCAGGTCGCTGACCAGACCGAGGCCAAGGCCTGTTGAGGTAAAAGAAAGGCCTTCCTCCTGCTGTTATGAGGAGGAGCGGAGGGGAGACTTTGAGATAATAAgaaatggagaaagaggagctgagagaaagacaaaccctcctcagcctccaacCAGGAAGGACAGCTTTAGGGCAACCAGGAGTCGCCCTAATACCGCCAACAAACGTTGTGTTTCAGCTCCTATTGAAATTTCCAATGTGCCTTGTTACTATGAAAAAGACAAGTCCCCTCTGAATCTTGAATCAGGAATCCATAATGGCTTCCCTGCACCGGAAGAAGGTGACAAAACTGGGACTTTCAAAGAGGACACCCTAGACTCGCACTATCTCCAACGACAGACTAAAGACATTAGACACATCAGATGTGATACTAGTGCTAGTAAAGACTGTAATTCAGAAACCACCTCAGATCACCTCTCTGACCCAGTGACTGCCTCCCTAGTCCCTATCACCTCCTCTTGTCCTGGCTCCTTACCTGCAGAATCCTCCCTAGAGGTTCAAGGGCAGTGTCATACCATGCACTCTCAGACCAAGCACTCTACAGCGCTGCATCGGCACAGTGCCCCCGAGAAGCTCCTTGCAACGCAACTTCAGTTATTGCAGTTTAACAGCGACAGCTCGTCATTGGAGCTTTACAATCCGTCAAACCCTTCTGATCGCTCCCTGTCCCCTTGTAGCAGCCAGTGGTCCCATTCATCACTGCAGCCCACTAGGGAAGACCAAGAAGCTTCTCACAACCACCTCCACGCCCCATCAAACAAATGGGGAGGCAGCCGTTGCTCAACCCCAGGATCTGTGTTCTTGGAaggggatgatgatgatggtagcTCAAGTGATAGGCTGGAAGGTATGGGTGTAAATGGCGGGTGCCTCCCACCAGTTGAGCATCACCACCCTTGGGGCCGCTCTGTGAGTGTACCAGGGGACCCCACTGGATCGTCAGCACAGGGAAGGTTGAGCTCTGACCAGATACTGGAGAGAGATTTTGAGCCTCTTAGTGCTGCTGCCAGTGTGGACACCTTACTGGAGGAACATAGAGCAGTGGACAGAGAAAGAAGTGGAGGCAAAAAAGAGGATGTAGAAGtagagacagacaagaagaaGCCAAACTCGTCCAGGAATCATCGTCGGAACCGTCGTCGTAGCGAGCGATTTGCTACCAACCTCCGCAATGAGATCCAGAGGAAGAAGGCCCAGCTTCAGAGGAGCCGTGGCCCAGGAGGCCTGCTCTGTAGTGGGGAAACTGTCCAGGAAGAAGAGGGTCCAGATCTCAATGAGGAGGGAACAGAACCAGATTTGTCTGTTCAGGAAAGAAGTACCAAAGTTGCATTTGCCTCACCTGTTACTCCCCAAGATGCCAGCAACACAGCACCAGTTGAGAAATCAAACACCTCAAGTGAATCAAACCATGATGTGTcgcagcctcagcctcagtcaACAGCCtacactgaaaacaacagcCTGTCCAGGTCTGTCCAGATTCTGGACCCAGGAGTACCCAGTTTTGGGGTCGGCATCCGAGTCGTGGAGGAACCAGCTCCTGCTGGCAAAGCCCGACGCTGGCGTTGGACCCCAGAACATAAGCTACAACCAGAACCTGAACCAGACCGACGGTGTGGTGTCAAGGGCGAGAGGGTGTTGGGAGTCACAGGGTCACGGCATGGGGTCTGTGCTTTCACCTCCTCATCCACTTCCTCATACATTCgctcctcttcctgttctcGGATGGAGGAGTCAGATATTCTTCCATTTGCAGATAGAATGAAGTTTTTTGAGGAGACAAGCAAGGGTATGTCTGGGTTAAGTGTCTCAAGTCTGTCAAGTCGTAGGCAGAAGAAACCCCCCCACTATCCGGACCTCCATAGAGGAGAGCTCGCACAGCAACCAACCCAAAGGAGATACTCCTACCAGGGGGGACTTCAGCAGGAAGGTGCCCTCCTTCCAAACACTGCGGAAGCCAGGAGGCTGTCTGTTAGTACCGGCagggagagacaaaaagagaaagagagggaacaagcgagagaaagggaggaaagggaaagggagagggaggagaggctgagggagagagagaggcagcaagagagggaaagacaggaGAGGGAATTAGAAATGGAGAGGGCAAGGCTGAGGGAGATTCAGCGGGAGAGGGAACACgaggagaggatgagacagtgggagagggaaagagagagggaggttgagctggagagagaaaaagagatggagagggcCCGAGAGAAGGAACGActcaaaaaagaaagagaaaaagagcttgagagagaaagacagaaggaaagagaagaagatgcTCAGCTCACATCGCATCAGGACCTTCATGGCATTTCCGgcatcaaagaaaaaaatcaagacttgcAACCGAAGGACCACTGCCACAGCTTCCAGCCTAAGCCTCAGAAGTTCTCCCATAGCCAAACCCAGAATCAAGTCACGCGGTCAGCTTTTTATCCAgtcagcacctcctcccagcCCCAGGAGAACCGACAACCTCTTCACCAGGGATACACAGCGAGGAGCTACACACCTACAGAG ACGTATCCCGCCCGGCAACAGGAAACGACCAAGCTGAACAGGAACTACAGCCTGACGGAGAG GGACTACCCGAGCTGGAGACGGGAGTCCAGACGTCCAGAGAGCATCAATCAGTATCATCAGCCCCCCCACCAGGGTCGATGGGGTCCCAGACAGGTTGACAGCAGCAGCGATGACCACAACGGATACGCCTTCGCTCCCCCGCCGGCTCCTCTCTCGCTCCGAGGTCGCGCCATGTCCGAAAACGACCTCCGCTTCGACGGCAGCCACCGCTGGTCGCCGTCGATTTCTGTGGCGACCAGCCAGACCCTGAGCGAGGTGGAGGAAGGAGCCGGCGGCGTCAGGGGAGGAGAAGCTGCCAACGCTGCCCTgccaaacaggaagaagacgCCGCCTCCCCCGAGACCTCCGCCCCCAAAGTGGGAGCAGTTCCACCGCAGGCGAGCTTCTCACCACACCCTgttctcctcctcgtctcctgctcctcactccatccctccctccttcgACACCGCTCACTCCTCCTCGTACGCCCCTCCTCTTGAAACGTCCAGGCAGAGGTCCTACAGCCTTCCCCCGGAGAGGCAGGAAGTGTCGGAGGGCTGCCcgcgctgcagctgcagccagcctcaaaCCCAGGAACACGCGTTCTCCCACGCCTCGTCCAATCAGAGTCCACCACAAAGGCAGGAACGCCCTTTCTCCCACTCTCTGTCCAATCAGAATCAGGAACTGCCCTTCACTGTTGCTCCGCCCAGTCCCATGTTCTCCAGGAGGGCCTTCAGACCGGTGGCTCCGccccagagagagagggacccGAGGAGCTCCTATGATGGACAGCAGGAGAGGGTGGAGGTTTTATCgtctctgcctccaccagcACCAACTGAGAGCAgtgtgagcag TCGCAGCCCCGACCAGGTCAGAGTAACAGCGAAACctcacaagcagcagaccaacATGAGACCAGGAGCCGAGTGGGAGAGAGCCCCATCTCCCAGAGTTCATAGCGACTCAGCACTTCCACCTGTCGTAGAAAATGGCGGCGGCGTTTTACCTCCTGAATCCTACTTCCCTGTCAActatgagcagcagcagcagcagcagctccgtATGAGCAGAGGCTTTCAGAGCATCGACCCGCAGAAGATCCCCGAACCAGCAACGGAATCCGAGGCCACCCTGAGCCCGAGTCCTGCTCACAGCCTGGACGCAGACCTGGACGTGCCCATGGAAACGGACATCGACGACTTCCAGGAGGACGAGGGGCTCCCAGCAGAGGATGAGCCGATCACCAGCGAGCTCCCATGTTTCGCCCTGCCGGTTACGGTCCTGGAGACTGACATCGACACCTTACCGGACTCGGAGACCTCGCCGCCGGGCAGGACGAGGGCGGAGAGCGGctctctggaggaggagctggaggccgGGGAGAGCGGCCGAGAGAGGCTGAGCCTGGAGGAGCTCTTCCCCCAGAGCAGCGAGGGAGAGTCGGGCACGGAGAGCTGGAGAGGCGCCTACCAAACCACGGAGCCCAACACAGACAGCTTGGACAG GCGCTCCGGTGCGAGCTCCAGCTGTTCGTCCTATTACAGCACGTCGGCGGCCAAAGCTCAGCTCCTGTCGCAGATGAAGGACTTCGCTGATAACAGAGAGCGGGACGACGACGACCAGCTGACCTACAAG aagcagctgatggagaGCCTCCGCAAGAAGCTGGGAGTGCTGAGAGAGGCTCAGAGGGGACTGCAGGAGGACATCAGAGCCAACGCACAGctgggagaggag GTGGAGAGCATGGTGGTGGCGGTCTGTAAACCCAACGAGGTCGACAAGTTCCGCATGTTCATCGGCGACCTGGACAAAGTGgtcagcctgctgctgtctctgtccgGGAGGCTGCTGAGGGTGGAGACCACGCTGGACACGCTGGACCCCGAGACGGAGCACCAtgagagg CTCCCCCTGCTGGAGAAGAAGCGTCAGCTCATGAGGCAGCTGTCGGAGGCTCAGGACCTGAAGGACCACGTTGACCGCAGAGAGCAGGCCGTGAGCCGGGTGCTGGCCCGCTGTCTGTCCCCCGAGCAGCACAGAGACTACAG CCACTTTGTGAAGATGAAGGCCGCCCTGCTGGTGgagcagaggcagctggaggaCAAGATCCGGCtgggagaggagcagctgagggGGCTGAGGGAGAGCCTGGGGCTGGGGCTGGGAATCGGGATGGGAATGTCGATGGGATACGGACATTACTGA